The genomic DNA CCGAGCCCGAATCCTGGAGTTCCGAACAAGGCACGGAGTCCAACAATGAAGGATGAGGAGGCGGCGATGCCAAGGGTGAACACGCCCGCTGAAGTCCAGAAGCCAGCCGGCAGCAGATCGAATACCCCGCTGTAGACCCAGGAAACAAGGAGGCCTCCGAGTGGTGCGTATACGGTGAAGGCGAGAAGACGCTGAGTGTTTTTCTGCAATGTAAAGGAGATCAGTGCCGCACCGATCATGCCGCCGAAAGCTACGGGCAGGATAGAGAAGTTGATGCCCGCTCCTTGTGGATCACGGCTATCCAAGGGGGCTAAATCTCTTGTTTTGACATCGACGGAGGGAACTTTGTTTTCAGGAAGACCTTTAGCTTGAGCGGCGGCCTTGGCTTGGCGGCTTGCCATTTCACTTAGTGGCTGTGACAGGTTTTTGATGATATTCGCCTGGGGCAATCCCGCTGCCGAGGAGTAGAGAACCTCGGGCTCTTGGCCAAGGACGATTGCGCCTGAAACCTCACGTTGTTGAATTAGCCGTTCGGCTTCGGCCCGGTCCGAGGCGGGTTGCGTCTTGAGTAGGCCGGGCTTCTTTTCATCGAGAGCCTTTTGAATCTGTGCAACTTGCTGAGGTTCACCGACCACGGCGGTGGAAATATCGCGGGGTTCCATCGTGGCCATCGGCCACAGGAAGGCTAGAAGGAAGAGTGTTAGCGCTAAGGGGGCGAGAGCCCCGACGACTAGCGCCTTCTTTACGTTGTGCATGGGATACCTGCTTTCGGGTCGTATGAGTAGTTCGTCAACCGCAATTCAACGAACGTTGAACATGCTAATTCAACACCCGTTGAAATTCAACAGGTGTTGAAAAGTTCAAATGAGGTAGAGGTAAAATGGCCGGCATGGAGAACAAAAATGCAGGACGTCGGCCTGGGAACGAGGAGACTCGAGAAAAAATCCTGGCCGCAGCATGTACGCGCTTTGGTGACGTAGGCTTTGAAGCCACGACAATTCGCAGCGTGGCGGCAGAGGCCGAGGTAGACCCTGCGCTGGTGATGCACTACTTCAAAAACAAGCAAGGCCTTTTTGACGCGGTTGTCTCAAGCCTGCAAGAACTCCCTGGGCGGTTGGAAGATGTGGCAGACCTAAAAGGCTACATTGCCAAGTACTTGCAGCTCTGGGAAGCAGAAGACATGGGGTCGAGGTTGAAGGCGGTATTGCGCGCCGGAGTGGGCTCTTCCCATGCTTCCGGAGTATTGCGTCAATATATGGACGAGCAATTCTTGGAGCTAGTATCCCAATCTAAATTGGGTGCAACGGTATTCAATACGCCAGAAAAGCGGGAACGCATTCCCTTTATTGGCGCAATGTTGGTTGGCGTTGCAACCACGCGCAACGTGATTCTCGTTCCCTATGTGCGGGAGAAAACCATCGACGAGCTAGCAGAAATCTATGCAGTAGCATGCGAGGCGCTTTTGGAGGCGCGGCCTTAGGCGGATAATTCCACTCGGTGGCCCCAGTCAAACATGGTGGTGCCGGCATCGGTGCCACTTAAGCCCTCGAACATAGCGAGGGGAGAGGTGGGAACCATTCCGGTGACCTGCGATACGCCGTAGTCTTCCAGCAGTACCGGGGCTAAGGGAGTTGATGGGCCTAGGACGACATTGAAGGACTCGCGAGAGAGCTCGAGCAGGCGGGGAGCGGTCTTGTTGACAAAGGCGGAGCCGGTAATGAAGACATAATCGCACTCGGGCAGGATGTATTCGGCGGCGGAATCGGGATAGTCGCCATCATTGAGCGAGCGCTCCAACATATAAAAATCTGCAGCCTGGTTGAGTGCCTTGGGCGCAAAAGGGAAGTGGCCAATGACCGCGACCTTCTTCCCGGCGACGGCGTTGCGGAAGGGATCGAAGATGTGGGGCCAGGGGGCGTCGGCAAGCGCAAAGCCATTCTCGTCGGCCACGGAAGGCGTGGCGTAGTAGGAATTTAGCGCGGCCATGCCGAAGGAAGCCTCCGAGAAATTCCAACTCTTGGCCAGCTGGGCGATGGCGCGTAAAGGAACACCGGAGTACTCGGCGCGCATCTGGGCCGGGCGAGAAGTTGCTGACATGGTCATGGCCATGCCGCAGCTAGGGCTTTCGGTGTATACCCGGGTCCACCGCGGGCCTTGGGCGGCGCGGGAGACCACTATGTCACGGGGAATGGCATCGATGAGGTCATCGTAGAGATCCCAGGCAGACATGTATAAACCAGCTTTCCCACATTGTGTCGCACTCTCTGTGTGAAGGCAGTGTAGTCGAATTAGCTGGGACTAACCTATCGCTTTAGTCACATATATTCGCTACATCGTGCGCGGTTTGCCTGGCAAACGGGCTTACCCCGGTAATGGTTGCGGAGCCGGGTCCGGTCCACGTGCCGTAACCCACGAGGAAGAGGCCATCGACGATGGGGGAGGTGCCATCAAGAAGCCCGCGGATAGGCCGGAGGGCAGGCCGGAAACCGGTGCACCAGATGAGGTGGTCTGTGGTGACTTCTTCAAGCGAAGAAAACATGGGGGTGGCCTGCAAAAGTCCGGAATCCCGCGCGCGCAGGACCGGTGGGACCATCACAATATCGCCCAGGTTGGAATCCGCGCCGGGGTCTGGCTCACCACGCATCATGGCGTTGAGGCGGGCGCGATTGCGCTGAAAGAGCACGCGGCCGTCAACGTCGTCGGGCATCCACCGCGGGGAGCTGCGGGTATACCAGGTTGTCTCCACGCCGGAGAGTAGGAGCTCGGCCGCGATTTGGGCACCGGAATTGGCCGCGCCGACGACCGCCACGGTAGATCCGGCAAAGTCCGCGGGGCCTGGATAGAAGGCGGAATGCCATTGCCTCCCGTCAAAAGTACCGGGGTAGTAGGGGATAAAGGGAGCGGACCACGTACCCGTGGCTGCCACGACTGTGCGCGCGGTCAGCTGCTCTGTACCGGCAAAGACGTGGAAGCACGCGCCGTCATGGGATACCTCATCCACTGTGACCGGCCGGCGAATGGGCAGTTCATAGCGCTTCTCATAACGCGCAAAATAATCAATAACGTGGCTGGCCGGCGGAAAGCCCTCGTGGTGGGGCATGGGCCATCCCGGCAGGTTAGAGGAGGCGGAATTGCTAAAGAGCGTAAGCGAAGGCCAGGTGTGGCGCCAGGCCGCGCCGGGGCCGGGTTCAGCGTCTAGAATGACAAAATCCAGCCCCTTCTTGCGCAGGTAATAGCCCACCGCGAGGCCTGCCTGGCCGGCACCAATGACTATGCAGTCCAGCATTAGATGAGCTTCCTCTCTCGCGCCACGGTAACTGCGGCGGTGCGAGTTTCCACGCCCAACTTCTGGAAGATGTGGATGAGGTGGGTTTTGACCGTGGCTTCAGAAATGAATAGCTCCTTGGCTAGTTCCTTATTGGAGGAACCACTGGAAAGCGCCCGAAGAATTTCTAGCTCGCGGGTGGACAGCGATTCTTGTGGCCGGCCCACACGTTGGGCGAGGAGATCTACCACTTCCGGCGCCAAGGTGCGGCGGTGCGCGGCGGTATTGAGGACGGCCTCGTGCAGCGCCTGCTCGGGGGAATCTTTAAGCAGATAGCCCATTGCGCCGGCCTCTACGGCGGCAAGAATATCGGCCTGCGTGTCATAGGTCGTCAAGATGAGCACGGGAGGGCCACCGGCCTCCACTACGCGCTTGGTGGCTGCGATGCCATCCATTCCGGGCATCTGGATATCGCAGACCACGGCGTCTACCTGTGGGGCGTCGTCAGTAAAGAGCTTATCCACATCCGCGCCGGAGGAGCCCTCCATGACTACCTCGACATCGGAGAAGGTATTGAGGATGGCACGCAGGCCGGCGCGGACCACTGGGTGATCATCAATCAGCATGACATTAACCATTGCTTTTCTCCTTCAGCGGGACACGGACGGCTAGGGCAGTGCCTTCGCCGGATTCCAGGTTCATGGTGCCGCCCACAGCTTCCACGCGGCCGCGCAGGCCGGTAAGCCCGAAACCATGATCCCTGCCGCTAGGGCGAGGGGAGGCGGATAGTCCGCGTCCATTATCAACGACGTCCAAGGTCACCGCATCCTCGAAAAGGCCGAGCGTGACCACGGCGCGCGAGGCGTGGGCGTGTTTGATGACGTTATTCAGGCCCTCTTGGGCGGCGCGCACAATGACCTCTTTGATGCGTTCGGGCACCTTGCCGCTGCCGGAAACCACCAGCTCAAAGGTGGTCTCTTCCCCCAGGGCTTTCACCCGGCTGCGCATCTGGGACAGCAGGGAAGTGAGCTGGGTTTCCAGTCGCTCATCGGGGCCGGCTAGTTCGCGGACAAAGCGGCGGGCCTCGGCCAGATTCTCGCTCGCGACATCCTCGATGACCGCCAGCTGCTCTTCTTTGGTGCGGGGATCATCGGTGCCACGGGCTGCGCGGGAGAGCAACAAGATGGAGCTAAGGCCTTGCGCTACGGTGTCATGGATCTCGCGGGAGAGGCGCTCGCGCTCCTCCAGCCGGCCGGATTGGTGCTCGCTGGCGGCCAGCTCGGCTTGGGTTTCGCGCAGCTGCTTGGCGATGTCCCTGTGGTGCGCCGCCTCTGCCTGCAGCCGCCGCTGGATGAAAAAGACTGTGGCCGCAAAGACGGTACCGATAAGTGGTCCCACGGCCGCAGCGATGGACCAGCCCTCGGGGTGCAGCCAGGCGGGGATGAATGCCGCTGCTGCCCACAGCACGGCGATGGAGACCAACCCAGGCACGGTGGGTAAGGCGCGCAAAAAGACAAAAATAAGCGGGAATTCCAACCACATGAAATCCTGCGCATGAACCATCAGGCCCAGCCACAACAGGCATAGCCCACCTAGCCATAACCATGTGGGCAGCCAACGTTGTGCGGAGTAGACCACGGCGAGGGCCATGGCTAAGCCGATCACTCGGGCGTCGAGCCGGCCATCCACATAGGCGCGCGCCACGCCGAAGACCAGCAGAAACGCGAACATGGCGTGCAGGCCATAAACCCATAATTTTCGTCCCTTAAACACAACCACCCAGGATATCCGCGCAGGGGTGGACAGTGAATCAACCACTTGGTTGACTGGAGGTTCAGCGAGCTGGCCGATTACTTCTGACCTGCGCAAAGCAAATATAGAAGTATGTTCCTAGCAATCAGAGAAATCACCACAGCGCGCGGCCGCTTCGCGCTTATCGGCGGCACGGTTGCGCTCATTACCCTTCTACTCGTTATGCTTTCCGGCCTGACGGAGGGCCTTTCCAAGCAAAATACCTCTGCGCTGGAGGCCTTGGAAGAAGATTATCCATATATTTCCTTTTCTACCGAGGATCCTTCTTTCAGCGAATCCGAGATGCACGCTGGCGATATCGCCAGCGATGGCATTCCTCTAGGCGCAGCCCAGACCAAGCTGGAGGGTCATGGCGGCGTTACCGTTCTCAGCCTGCCGGCCGGCACCCAGGTTCCGGGTACCGATAAGACCATCCCGGAGCAAGGCGTGCTCCTGCCAGAGTCCATCGACGCGGCCGATACTGTCACCCTAGGCGGC from Corynebacterium tuberculostearicum includes the following:
- a CDS encoding TetR/AcrR family transcriptional regulator, with amino-acid sequence MENKNAGRRPGNEETREKILAAACTRFGDVGFEATTIRSVAAEAEVDPALVMHYFKNKQGLFDAVVSSLQELPGRLEDVADLKGYIAKYLQLWEAEDMGSRLKAVLRAGVGSSHASGVLRQYMDEQFLELVSQSKLGATVFNTPEKRERIPFIGAMLVGVATTRNVILVPYVREKTIDELAEIYAVACEALLEARP
- a CDS encoding ABC transporter permease; this encodes MHNVKKALVVGALAPLALTLFLLAFLWPMATMEPRDISTAVVGEPQQVAQIQKALDEKKPGLLKTQPASDRAEAERLIQQREVSGAIVLGQEPEVLYSSAAGLPQANIIKNLSQPLSEMASRQAKAAAQAKGLPENKVPSVDVKTRDLAPLDSRDPQGAGINFSILPVAFGGMIGAALISFTLQKNTQRLLAFTVYAPLGGLLVSWVYSGVFDLLPAGFWTSAGVFTLGIAASSSFIVGLRALFGTPGFGLGALAIMLIGNPLAGTMAPKEFIASPWGALGQLFPNAATASLTRSANYFPLASISTEVWTLLAWIAVGLCALAAGIVKERKQSQQENPAAEESTQPQPAYGPPLEAYFLENCPGHNGKQ
- a CDS encoding response regulator; translated protein: MVNVMLIDDHPVVRAGLRAILNTFSDVEVVMEGSSGADVDKLFTDDAPQVDAVVCDIQMPGMDGIAATKRVVEAGGPPVLILTTYDTQADILAAVEAGAMGYLLKDSPEQALHEAVLNTAAHRRTLAPEVVDLLAQRVGRPQESLSTRELEILRALSSGSSNKELAKELFISEATVKTHLIHIFQKLGVETRTAAVTVARERKLI
- a CDS encoding DUF364 domain-containing protein, which codes for MSAWDLYDDLIDAIPRDIVVSRAAQGPRWTRVYTESPSCGMAMTMSATSRPAQMRAEYSGVPLRAIAQLAKSWNFSEASFGMAALNSYYATPSVADENGFALADAPWPHIFDPFRNAVAGKKVAVIGHFPFAPKALNQAADFYMLERSLNDGDYPDSAAEYILPECDYVFITGSAFVNKTAPRLLELSRESFNVVLGPSTPLAPVLLEDYGVSQVTGMVPTSPLAMFEGLSGTDAGTTMFDWGHRVELSA
- a CDS encoding NAD(P)-binding domain-containing protein; the encoded protein is MLDCIVIGAGQAGLAVGYYLRKKGLDFVILDAEPGPGAAWRHTWPSLTLFSNSASSNLPGWPMPHHEGFPPASHVIDYFARYEKRYELPIRRPVTVDEVSHDGACFHVFAGTEQLTARTVVAATGTWSAPFIPYYPGTFDGRQWHSAFYPGPADFAGSTVAVVGAANSGAQIAAELLLSGVETTWYTRSSPRWMPDDVDGRVLFQRNRARLNAMMRGEPDPGADSNLGDIVMVPPVLRARDSGLLQATPMFSSLEEVTTDHLIWCTGFRPALRPIRGLLDGTSPIVDGLFLVGYGTWTGPGSATITGVSPFARQTAHDVANICD
- a CDS encoding sensor histidine kinase, which codes for MVVFKGRKLWVYGLHAMFAFLLVFGVARAYVDGRLDARVIGLAMALAVVYSAQRWLPTWLWLGGLCLLWLGLMVHAQDFMWLEFPLIFVFLRALPTVPGLVSIAVLWAAAAFIPAWLHPEGWSIAAAVGPLIGTVFAATVFFIQRRLQAEAAHHRDIAKQLRETQAELAASEHQSGRLEERERLSREIHDTVAQGLSSILLLSRAARGTDDPRTKEEQLAVIEDVASENLAEARRFVRELAGPDERLETQLTSLLSQMRSRVKALGEETTFELVVSGSGKVPERIKEVIVRAAQEGLNNVIKHAHASRAVVTLGLFEDAVTLDVVDNGRGLSASPRPSGRDHGFGLTGLRGRVEAVGGTMNLESGEGTALAVRVPLKEKSNG